The Stigmatella aurantiaca DW4/3-1 genome contains the following window.
AGCTGGCCACCAAGTCCATCACCGCCAACGCTCCGCGCAAGCTGTCCGAAGAGGAAGCCCAGGAGCAGCTTGCCGCGCATGATGGTTTGAAGAACCTCTCGGGTGCCATCCGCAGCGCGGGTGTCCAGCGGCTGGCCCGTGCGTGCGTGTCTCAGTCGGCGGAGTTCGCCGCGCGCATGCTGGAGCGGCACCGGGGCGATTTTGGCAGCTTGCTGGCGAAGTGGGTCCGCGATGAACGCTCCAAGCCGGCCTCCCGCACCGCGGATGGTGGCCGAGCGGACATCCTGGCCGACATGGAGCGGTTGGCGGTCCGGGGCCTCATCGAGCGTCCGATGCGGCTTACCCCTCAGCGCCCGGTCTTGAACCCGCCTCCTGGCCGTCCGGCCGCGCCCCCTGCGAGTCGCGAGCCCTCCCGGGTGTCCGCGGGCCGCGCGGGTGCGGTGCCGGCGCCGCCCGCGCGAAGGGACCCCATGGCGGAGCGCGAGGCGCGGCGTGCGGGTGCCGTGTCCTCCGGGCCCGCGGATGCCTCGGTGCGCAGGGGCGACCCCATGGCCGAGCGCGCCGCCCGGCGAGCCGGAGCCCTTTCGGCCCGCGAGCCTTCCCGGGTCTCCCCGGGGGCCCGGGAGGCGGGGGGCGCCCGCCGAGATTCCTTGGCCTCCATGCCCGCGCCTTCACGAGATGCGGAGCGAGGCGCGGCCCGGAGCAGTTCCGCGGAGCCCGCGGACGTCTCGCGCGCCAGCTCGCGGCTTCCCCCTCCCAGGGCGGGGACCCGGCGGGAAGGCGGGCGTTCAGAAGTGGCCCCCGCGCGCATCCCTCCGCGCATCGCGGACCGGTCCAGCGGCCCCGCGGACCCCGAAGGGTCCCGGGTCATTAGCTCGCCGGGCATCCGCAGTGTCAGCAGGACCGGACTCCGGGCGGCGCTGCCCGATGAGCCGGAGCGGCCTCCCCGCGTGCTTTCTGGCAAACCTTCGGCGTCCCCTCGGACGGCTGATTCCTCGCAAGGGGAGGGGAAGAGCGTGCAGCGTCGTCCCCCGTCTTCCCCGCCTCCAGGGAATTCCGGGCGTGGACCTCGTGGCGGATCGCGCTAGCATCCAGGCGACAAGGAGCAGTTCATGGCGATCGGCAAAGTAATCAAAGGTGACGTGGCCCCGGAACCCGTCCCCGAGCGGTCCGCGCCGCGCCCTGCACGCGCGGGCGTGATGAACGCCGAGATCTTCGAGGCGCGTCAGTCTGCCCAAGGCATCGTCGAGGAGGCCCAGCGGGAGAGGGAACGCATCCTCGCGGAGGCCCAGCGGGAGCGGGAGGACGTGCTGGCCAAGGCGCGCGAGCAGGGGCGCCAGGAAGGCATGGCCCAGGCCACGGAACTGCTCTTGCGCGCCAAGATGCAGGCGGGGGAGATGCTCGCTGGCCAGGAGAAGGACGTCATTGCCCTGGCGTGCCGGATCGCCGAGAAAATCATTGGCCGTGACATCGAGCGTCAGCCGGAGCTCTTGGTGGACATGTGCGCCTCGGCCATCGAGCAGCTGCGCAATGCGCGCGCGATGGTGCTCCGGGTCCACCCGAAGACGGCGCAGGTGCTGCGCTCGCGCAAGCCCGAGCTGATGGAACTCATTGGCCGCGCGGTGGACCTCGCCATCCGCGAGGACCAGGACGTGGCGCCCGTTGGCTGTATCGTCCAGACGGAGTTCGGCACGGTGGACGCACAGTTGCCGACCCAGTTCGAGATGCTTCAGAACGTGCTGCTGCCCGATCTCAGCAAGACGGAAGGACCGGCCTAGGCCATGGCGATTGACCTGTCGCGGTACTACGCACTGCTGAAGGACGCCTCGCTGGTCCGCGTGCGCGGGCGTGTCACCGAGCTCACCGGTCTGGTCATCAAGGCCAGCGTGCCCAACGTGCGCGTGGGCGAGGTGGTCTACATCAAGAGCCGCGTCCGCGGTCAGGTGAAGGCGGAAGTGGTGGGGTTCCAGGGCGACGAGGTGATGCTCATGCCCCTGGGCGAGCTGTACGGCATTGGCCCGGACAGCGAGGTGATTCCCAGCGGCAAGCCGCTCACCATCAAGTGCGGGGAAGGGCTGCTGGGGCGCGTGCTCGGGGGCACGGGCGAGCCCATCGATGGCAAGCCCCTGCCGGATGACCTCATCGACTGGTCGGTGGACCGGGATTGCCCGGACCCCTTCACGCGCATGCGCATCGAGCACCCGCTGCCGCTGGGGGTGCGCTGCATCGATGGGCTGCTGACCGTGGGCGAGGGGCAGCGCGTGGGGCTCTTCGCAGGCTCCGGCGTCGGTAAGTCCACGCTCATGGGGCAGATTGCCCGGAACACCAAGGCGGAACTCAACGTCATCGCGCTGATCGGCGAGCGTGGCCGCGAGGTGCGTGAGTTCATCGAGGACGCACTCGGCGAGGAGGGGCTCAGGCGCTCCGTGCTGGTCTGCGCCACCTCGGACCAGCCCAGCCTCGTGCGCTTGAAGGCCGCCTACGTGGCCACCGCCATCGCGGAGTACTTCCGGGAGCGGGGCGGCAACGTGATGTTCATGCTGGACACTGTGACGCGTTTGGCACGTGCCCAGCGTGAAATCGGCTTGGCCGTCGGTGAGCCCCCGGCTCGCCAGGGCTACCCGCCCAGCGTCTTCTCCATGCTGCCGCGCATCCTCGAGCGCACGGGCAACTCGGCCAAGGGCAAGTGCACCGCCATCTACACCTGCTTGGTGGCCGGTGGTGACATGGAAGAGCCCATCGCCGACGAGGTCCGCGGTATTCTCGACGGTCACTTCATCCTCAACCGTGCCCTGGGCGAGCGCAACCAGTGGCCCGCCATGGACGTGCTGGCCAGCCTCTCCCGTGTGATGAGCGGCATCGTCTCCAAGGACCACAAGAAGGCGGCCGGCAAGCTGCGCGAAACACTCTCGACGTACGAGAAACAGCGCGACCTGATCCTCCTGGGCGCCTACCAGTACGGCACCGACCCCCGGACGGACTACGCCATCGACAAGTACGACGCCATCATCGACTACCTCAAGCAGGACACCCACTCGAACTCGACCTTCGAAGAGACGGTCAACGGGCTGGTCGGTCTCTTCGAGGACTGACGCGGGCGGGGTTTTCCGGGTTAGGATGGTGCTCCCATGCCCCCGTACCGGTTAGAGACCCTCCTGGAGATGCGCGCCCGCGCCAAGGAGGAGGCGGAGCAGGCCTTCTCCGCGGCCATCAAGGCGCTGGAGAAGGAGAAGGCGGAACTCAAGCGTCTGGAGGACGAGCTCACGCGGCGCAAGGCCGAGCGCAAGGCC
Protein-coding sequences here:
- the sctN gene encoding type III secretion system ATPase SctN, with product MAIDLSRYYALLKDASLVRVRGRVTELTGLVIKASVPNVRVGEVVYIKSRVRGQVKAEVVGFQGDEVMLMPLGELYGIGPDSEVIPSGKPLTIKCGEGLLGRVLGGTGEPIDGKPLPDDLIDWSVDRDCPDPFTRMRIEHPLPLGVRCIDGLLTVGEGQRVGLFAGSGVGKSTLMGQIARNTKAELNVIALIGERGREVREFIEDALGEEGLRRSVLVCATSDQPSLVRLKAAYVATAIAEYFRERGGNVMFMLDTVTRLARAQREIGLAVGEPPARQGYPPSVFSMLPRILERTGNSAKGKCTAIYTCLVAGGDMEEPIADEVRGILDGHFILNRALGERNQWPAMDVLASLSRVMSGIVSKDHKKAAGKLRETLSTYEKQRDLILLGAYQYGTDPRTDYAIDKYDAIIDYLKQDTHSNSTFEETVNGLVGLFED
- a CDS encoding FliH/SctL family protein; the encoded protein is MAIGKVIKGDVAPEPVPERSAPRPARAGVMNAEIFEARQSAQGIVEEAQRERERILAEAQREREDVLAKAREQGRQEGMAQATELLLRAKMQAGEMLAGQEKDVIALACRIAEKIIGRDIERQPELLVDMCASAIEQLRNARAMVLRVHPKTAQVLRSRKPELMELIGRAVDLAIREDQDVAPVGCIVQTEFGTVDAQLPTQFEMLQNVLLPDLSKTEGPA